The Candidatus Omnitrophota bacterium genome contains the following window.
ACGGTTACGCCCGCCAGGACCGCAAGGACCAGCCGCGCGTGCCGATCACGGCAAAGCTGGTGGCGAACATCATTGTCGCGGCCGGCGCCAACCGCGTGCTGACCATGGACCTGCATGCCAGCCAGCTGCAGGGATTCTTTGATATTCCCGTCGACCATTTGTATGCCATTGACGTTCTTTCCAATTATTTCAAGGACAAAAATTTGTACGGACCGGACATTGTTGTTGTTTCTCCCGATGTTGGGGGCTTAAAAATGGCCCGGGCCTACGCGAAACGCCTGCACGCGGGTCTGGCCATCGTGGACAAGCGCCGCATGAGCCCGGATAAGACCGAAGTCATGCACATCCTCGGTGAGGTGAGCGGCAAGAACGTGGTCCTGGTCGATGATATTCTGGCCACGGCCAGCTCGATCATTGAAGGGGTGACGGCATTGAAGGCCAACGGGGCCAAATCCATTTACGCGGCGGTCAGTCATGGCGTGTTGTCCGGCCCGGCGAAACAGCGCATCCGCGACTGCCAGGACTTGAAGGAAGTGGTCATTACCAATACGATCCCCCTGGCGGACGCGGGGAGCAATCCCAAGATCAAACAGCTTTCCGTAGCGCCCTTATTGGCGGAAGCCATCGCGCGCACCCATAACGGGGAATCTATCAGCAGTTTATTTGAAGAGATCCGTAACTAGAAAAGGCAGGGTCATCCCATGGAAGAAATTCAATTCGACGTCCAATTAAGAAAAGAAGCGGGATCAGCCAATGCCCGCCGCGTCCGCCGCGCGGAGCTTATCCCGGCGGTGGTTTATGGGGGCGGTTTGAAACCCACCATGATCCAGGCCGACCGCAAGGCCTATAACCGCATCCATCGCCAGCATATGGGGGAGAGCCTCATCTATCACCTCAATGTGGCCGAAGGCGACAAGAAGGTCGCGGATTTTCCGGCCATCATCAAAGATATTCAGAGGCACCCCGTCAGTGAAGAGGTCATCCACATCGATTTTAACCGCATTTCCCTGGACAAAGAGATCGAGGTCAATATCAAGGTCATCACCAAGGGCGAAGCCATCGGCATCAAGCGCGACGGCGGCACCCTGGACCACACCTTATGGGAACTGGAC
Protein-coding sequences here:
- a CDS encoding ribose-phosphate pyrophosphokinase, translating into MAQLAVLGGNANPALTAEICGILKITQTKVLVDRFSEGEIRVQIKENIRGRDVFIVQPTCQPVNDNIMELLILIDAARRASADRITAVLPYYGYARQDRKDQPRVPITAKLVANIIVAAGANRVLTMDLHASQLQGFFDIPVDHLYAIDVLSNYFKDKNLYGPDIVVVSPDVGGLKMARAYAKRLHAGLAIVDKRRMSPDKTEVMHILGEVSGKNVVLVDDILATASSIIEGVTALKANGAKSIYAAVSHGVLSGPAKQRIRDCQDLKEVVITNTIPLADAGSNPKIKQLSVAPLLAEAIARTHNGESISSLFEEIRN
- a CDS encoding 50S ribosomal protein L25 — translated: MEEIQFDVQLRKEAGSANARRVRRAELIPAVVYGGGLKPTMIQADRKAYNRIHRQHMGESLIYHLNVAEGDKKVADFPAIIKDIQRHPVSEEVIHIDFNRISLDKEIEVNIKVITKGEAIGIKRDGGTLDHTLWELDVICLPTNIPHHFEVDITNLGIHDAIHVRDVVLPAGVRTKHDLDAVVVSVVGSTKETVAAPTEEEAAATEPEVLKEKKKEEGEEPAAAKKEDKEKEKDKEKK